In Euphorbia lathyris chromosome 9, ddEupLath1.1, whole genome shotgun sequence, the following are encoded in one genomic region:
- the LOC136205198 gene encoding phytyl ester synthase 1, chloroplastic-like, protein MALIVPSVIFPCTLTYSEIKPQFHVRVQRLGGSDSVLSSNSVSVNGGASFTGQKEKNEILIGEGTEDKEENKVLIKGGNGRLKSRTEKNWEKDAVSKDLELFWDDGYGTKTVKDYLEEAREIIQPDGGPPRWFCPVECGQPLKNSPVLLYLPGLDGVGLGLTLHHKALGKVFAVQCLHIPVYDRTPLEGLVKFVEETVRLEHASSPKKPIYLVGDSLGGCLALAVAARNPNIDLVLILSNPATFFGRSLLQPLIPILEALPKGLHNAVPYILSCILGNPVEMAMADIEHRLSPRLQIEQLSANLIGFLPHLSALADIFPKDTVLWKLKLLNSAAAYANSHLHAVKAEVLVLASHKDNMVPSKDEAEYLQSSLQNCTVRSFKDNGHALLMEGRYSLLSIIKCTGKYRRSKRHDIVSDFVPPSMSEYKFCFDETLGLLRMAGSYAVFSTLDDGKIVRGLAGVPDEGPVLLVGNHMLMGLEVAAIVEAFLEEKNLMVHGLAHPMLFNGRLEPLNVTTEIDWVQLMGAVPVTGSNCFKLLSSKSHVLLCPGGGREAFHYKGEEYKIIWPEKPEFVRMAARFGATIVPFASVGEEDISHMALDYHDLLKIPVLNDFIRDFMSKAVRVRGEGKREVSDGELFIPGVIPKIPTGRVYSLFGKPIKTKGKEELLQQKGNANEMYMQVKSQVRSNMDYLLKKRKEDPYRDILDRTLYRALYSLLSDIPSFDP, encoded by the exons ATGGCATTGATTGTTCCTTCTGTGATATTTCCTTGTACTTTAACATATTCAGAAATTAAGCCACAGTTTCATGTGAGAGTACAACGTTTAGGTGGTAGTGATTCTGTGTTGTCATCTAATTCAGTCAGTGTGAATGGAGGAGCTTCTTTCACTGGACAAAAAGAGAAGAACGAAATTCTTATTGGTGAGGGAACTGAAGACAAAGAGGAGAATAAAGTTTTGATCAAGGGAGGAAATGGGAGATTGAAGTCAAGAACAGAGAAAAATTGGGAGAAAGATGCTGTTTCGAAAGATTTGGAACTGTTCTGGGATGATGGTTATGGGACCAAGACAGTGAAGGATTATCTTGAAGAAGCCAGGGAGATAATTCAACCTGATGGCGGTCCGCCTCGGTGGTTTTGCCCTGTTGAGTGCGGCCAACCTTTGAAAAATTCTCCAGTTCTGCTGTATTTACCAG GGCTAGATGGTGTTGGCTTGGGACTTACTTTGCACCATAAAGCCCTTGGGAA GGTGTTTGCAGTTCAGTGCCTTCATATTCCAGTCTATGACAGAACTCCATTAGAAG GTTTGGTGAAATTTGTTGAAGAAACTGTGAGACTCGAGCATGCGTCATCCCCGAAGAAGCCAATTTATCTAGTAGGGGATTCCTTAGGGGGATGTCTAGCACTTGCTGTTGCTGCCCGTAATCCTAACATTGATCTTGTTCTAATACTATCCAATCCAG CAACATTTTTCGGCAGGTCGCTGCTGCAACCCTTGATTCCTATCTTGGAGGCTTTGCCTAAAGGATTACATAACGCAGTTCCCTATATTCTTAGTTGCATTTTGG GTAATCCAGTGGAGATGGCAATGGCTGATATCGAGCATAGACTTTCTCCCAGATTACAAATCGAACAATTGTCAGCCAATCTTATTGGCTTTTTGCCCCATCTTTCT GCTTTAGCCGATATCTTTCCGAAGGACACTGTTCTTTGGAAGTTGAAATTACTCAATTCAGCAGCTGCTTATGCTAATTCCCATCTTCATGCTGTAAAAGCAGAAGTCCTAGTGCTCGCGAG TCACAAAGATAATATGGTTCCCAGTAAAGATGAAGCTGAGTATCTTCAAAGTTCATTGCAAAATTGCACAGTTCGTTCCTTCAAAGACAATGGACATGCACTTTTAATG GAAGGACgctatagtttgctctctattATAAAATGTACTGGCAAATACCGTCGTTCAAAGAGGCATGATATTGTCTCAGACTTTGTGCCCCCTAGCATGTCAGAATACAAATTTTGTTTTGATGAAACACTTGG GTTGTTAAGGATGGCTGGAAGTTATGCTGTGTTCTCAACTCTGGATGATGGAAAGATAGTGAGAGGGCTTGCTGGGGTTCCAGATGAAGGTCCTGTATTACTAGTGGGTAATCACATGTTAATGGGACTTGAAGTGGCAGCCATTGTTGAAGCTTTTTTAGAAGAGAAAAATCTTATGGTTCATGGTTTAGCTCATCCAATGCTATTTAATGGGAGGCTTGAACCATTGAATGTTACTACAGAAATTGATTGGGTACAACTAATGGGTGCAGTACCTGTCACTGGAAgcaattgttttaaattattatCATCCAAATCACATGTGCTTCTTTGTCCTGGAGGTGGAAGGGAGGCTTTCCATTACAAG GGCGaagaatataaaataatatggcCTGAAAAGCCAGAATTTGTGAGGATGGCTGCTAGGTTCGGGGCCACAATTGTACCATTTGCATCTGTTGGAGAAGAAGATATATCACAC ATGGCTCTTGATTATCATGACCTATTGAAAATCCCTGTGTTGAATGACTTCATTAGAGATTTCATGAGCAAAGCAGTAAGAGTCAG AGGCGAGGGTAAAAGAGAGGTTTCGGATGGAGAATTATTTATCCCAGGTGTTATACCTAAGATACCAACCGGACGTGTCTATTCTCTGTTTGGAAAGCCGATAAAAACGAAGGGGAAAGAAGAGTTATTGCAACAAAAAGGTAATGCAAATGAGATGTATATGCAGGTGAAATCTCAAGTTAGAAGCAATATGGATTACTTATTGAAGAAGAGAAAGGAGGACCCTTATAGAGATATCTTGGATAGAACATTATATCGTGCATTATATTCTCTTTTGTCTGATATTCCATCATTTGATCCTTGA